A window of Acipenser ruthenus chromosome 32, fAciRut3.2 maternal haplotype, whole genome shotgun sequence genomic DNA:
GGATTTACACTTTCAGTGGATATAATTTAAATCCTCCTCAGCCAACCATCAAAAAAGAATCCACGGCCGTGTGTTCCTTCAGCAAAACCAGTTATACAGCACGTGGAAGTGTGGGCGTCTTAACCTACGATGTCATCAAGAACAATGATCCTGTCGAATGCATTGCCATGATGTTTTCTGTACCATTTGATTACAATTGGTATAAAAACTGGTTCGCTATAGGGTCCTTTAGTGTTGGAAAAACCTGTGATCATGCCTTATACAATCGAATGTATCACAAGGGGGAGGATGGTTTCATCAGAAGACAAGCAACAGATGGGATCATAGAGTTTACTGGGAAAGCTGTTGTAATAAAAGCCACAATGTCTGCCGCCGGCAGGTCAATAATGAAAATTGAAGTGTGGAACAAACGTACATGTGCTTGAGACATACTGTGCTTGCTTTTCATTGACTGCCTGATATTTGCATGCATGAAATCATTCTACTCAGCTATTGTGAAACAGTCATATAGTGAGCACTAGATGCATtatactt
This region includes:
- the LOC117395361 gene encoding DELTA-stichotoxin-Hcr4a-like codes for the protein MAAGSRAVTAEEISRNIQTNRNITISIENNCDFSLTNPRIYTFSGYNLNPPQPTIKKESTAVCSFSKTSYTARGSVGVLTYDVIKNNDPVECIAMMFSVPFDYNWYKNWFAIGSFSVGKTCDHALYNRMYHKGEDGFIRRQATDGIIEFTGKAVVIKATMSAAGRSIMKIEVWNKRTCA